The Flavobacterium sp. 123 genome contains a region encoding:
- a CDS encoding CAP domain-containing protein, whose amino-acid sequence MKSIIIRSLMLIAIMYSVNSCSPDSADSTDVSSTTSSSSLVKYSYSATELETMQLINTYRVSIGLNALEKNDYVSYKCEAHDTYMITNNVVSHDDFVARSEDIMKKVGAKTVAENIAYNFATPQAALNAWLNSPGHKENIEGDFTHFGIAVRENPTTGKKYYTNIFIKM is encoded by the coding sequence ATGAAATCAATAATTATCCGTTCGTTAATGCTAATAGCAATTATGTACTCCGTTAATTCTTGTTCACCAGATTCAGCAGATTCAACAGACGTAAGTTCAACAACTTCATCTTCTTCATTAGTTAAATATTCATACAGTGCTACTGAATTAGAAACTATGCAATTGATAAATACTTATAGAGTAAGTATTGGATTAAATGCATTAGAAAAAAATGATTACGTATCTTATAAATGTGAAGCTCATGATACTTATATGATTACTAATAATGTAGTAAGCCACGATGATTTTGTAGCAAGATCAGAAGACATCATGAAAAAAGTAGGAGCAAAAACAGTAGCAGAAAATATAGCTTATAATTTTGCAACTCCACAAGCAGCATTAAATGCATGGTTAAATAGTCCAGGACATAAAGAAAATATCGAAGGTGATTTTACACATTTTGGAATAGCAGTAAGAGAGAACCCAACTACTGGAAAAAAATACTATACCAACATCTTCATAAAAATGTAA
- a CDS encoding OmpA family protein: RGFFTSNRDGGQGYDDIYKFLETKRLLCEQELYGEITDLETSALLPDAKVSLFDSRFNLVSVTNSDEKGNYSFNVECGKTYNVRAEKIEYTTKEQKVTVDDKRGKTHLPIALEKSTCKVAIGDDLGKCFGIKMIYFDLDKYDIRREAAFDLEKILDVLSQNPTMKLDIRSHTDSRQTFKYNEILSEKRAKSTINWLIKNGVDPSRLTGRGYGETQLVNQCADGVKCSEEEHQLNRRSEFIITGL; this comes from the coding sequence AAGAGGTTTTTTTACTTCTAACAGAGACGGCGGACAAGGTTATGATGACATTTATAAATTCTTAGAAACTAAAAGACTTCTTTGTGAACAAGAATTATATGGAGAAATTACTGATCTTGAAACCTCAGCTTTATTGCCTGATGCAAAAGTAAGTTTGTTCGACAGCAGATTTAATCTGGTTAGTGTAACCAATTCTGATGAAAAAGGAAATTATTCTTTTAACGTTGAATGCGGAAAAACATATAATGTAAGAGCTGAAAAAATAGAATATACTACCAAAGAACAAAAAGTTACTGTTGACGACAAAAGAGGGAAAACACATTTACCTATTGCCCTAGAAAAATCAACTTGTAAAGTAGCTATTGGCGATGATTTAGGAAAATGTTTTGGTATTAAAATGATTTATTTTGATCTAGACAAATACGACATCCGTAGAGAAGCCGCTTTTGATTTAGAAAAAATATTAGATGTTCTTAGTCAAAATCCAACTATGAAACTTGATATCAGATCACATACTGATAGCAGACAAACATTTAAATACAACGAAATTTTATCCGAAAAAAGAGCTAAATCAACGATCAATTGGTTAATTAAAAATGGTGTTGACCCTAGTAGATTAACAGGAAGAGGATATGGCGAAACACAGTTAGTAAATCAATGTGCGGATGGTGTGAAATGTTCTGAAGAAGAACACCAACTTAACAGACGTAGTGAATTTATAATTACAGGTTTGTAA
- a CDS encoding CAP domain-containing protein, whose amino-acid sequence MKSIIIRSLMLIAIMYSVNSCSPDSADSTDVSSTTSSSSLVKYSYSATELETMQLINTYRVSIGLNALEKNDYVSYKCEAHDTYMITNNVVSHDDFVARSEDIMKKVGAKTVAENIAYNFATPQAALNAWLNSPGHKENIEGDFTHFGIAVRENPTTGKKYYTNIFIKM is encoded by the coding sequence ATGAAATCAATAATTATCCGTTCGTTAATGCTAATAGCAATTATGTACTCCGTTAATTCTTGTTCACCAGATTCAGCAGATTCAACAGACGTAAGTTCAACAACTTCATCTTCTTCATTAGTTAAATATTCATATAGTGCTACTGAATTAGAAACTATGCAATTGATAAATACTTATAGAGTAAGTATTGGATTAAATGCATTAGAAAAAAATGATTACGTATCTTATAAATGTGAAGCTCATGATACTTATATGATTACTAATAATGTAGTAAGCCACGATGATTTTGTAGCAAGATCAGAAGACATCATGAAAAAAGTAGGAGCAAAAACAGTAGCAGAAAATATAGCTTATAATTTTGCAACTCCACAAGCAGCATTAAATGCATGGTTAAATAGTCCAGGACATAAAGAAAATATCGAAGGTGATTTTACACACTTTGGAATAGCAGTAAGAGAGAACCCAACTACTGGAAAAAAATACTATACCAACATCTTCATAAAAATGTAA